Part of the Cottoperca gobio chromosome 16, fCotGob3.1, whole genome shotgun sequence genome, TAACCCTAAACATCTTCAGACTCCCAAAGCCTCATGCAGAGCAGTGAACACTACAGGTTGTGGATCTGAGCAGCTTCGCTATCACATGTTCTAGAAGCTTTACATAACTTCTTGTTTGAACAGGACACAGAGCAGGACCCTGATCATTAGACTTTCAAACAGCTGTTAATCTACCCGTCTGTAACCTTGTGTGACCCAGGACCATGATCAGGTCCAAAAGTATTAGGGTTATTAAGGTGCGGGGGAGACGAGCAGTGGTGCCACATTatacagcagaggaaacatgagaTGAGGATCTGACTGAGCTTTGGAAACGTGATGAAAGTTGGTCATTTTTAACCGTTTCAGCGCTAAATaacaaatcaattaaacaaCCAAAGGCAATCAGGAGCAGGACTCTTCAGAGAGATGTGAGAGCGGATCAGTGAGCACTGTACAGTGTTAACGTGCGTCAGACAGACCGTGTGGAGCAGCTGGGATTAAAATGACCCCGACACAGTTAGGATCCAGTTTCTGACTAACAGACACGTCGTTTATCTACAGTCTGACTCACCGCAGTTACAGAAGACAGTTAGTGTGTTAAACAGGACGGTCTGGATCAGACTGAACATCTTTCCTCCGCCCGTTAAAACTCATCCAACACTCCGTTTAACCACTAAACTCATTTCAAAACATGCGTTTCTTCTTTCCCCATGCACACCTTGCAGATGTGTTCTGTAGTCAGGTACCTTCCACTGTGCGATCGTACGATTGTATCACAGCTCCTTTAGGGAGCAGGTTTGGGTTGCTTTAAGTCTTGCACTCAGATGCATGCAGAGGACGATGAGTTTAAGTTTCAGCCATGAAGAGGAGAAATTCAAAGAAGCAGCAGCTCATGTGTGAGCGTGAGAAGCTTCACTTCCACTGTGCTGGCTGAGTGATCACACTTCTCTAGTTGTATGAAGAGTGTCTCGCTCAAACCTTTGGGTTTTAagatttctgacatttttgaaGGTTTTATACCAAGAAATCCATTTATTTCTCCACAGAAAGTATTTATAAATAATCCTTTGTTCCATCCACCATCAAGGCGTGAAGACCTgagaatgaaaacaatgtgCTTGGTTTGTTCTGCCCAAGTATTCTGAAATGACACAGCTGAGATGTACGAGTCACAAAGCTCACGACGTAGAGGAATGTGCCGGTGAAGATTCGACACAGGACACAGGATGAAAGCCTGAGCGAGTTGCAGTCGTGTGGTTTTAGACCCCTGGGGTTCAGAGCGGATGTTTGTGCTTCTGTAGCATCAGAAGGTCACACGTCTCCAAATCGGCAAAAGGTCTGACGTGCAGCCACACAGTTACAATACATGCACAACTCTAAAtcagattcattcattcatgtgcaGCATTGAATGATGATAAACCAAATAAGCTCAATAAAGTTGCATCCAGATATGCACCTGTATAGGTGAGGCCACCTCAGAGATACAGAACCACGCCCGGTAACGCCTGCACAATTCAAAGTCTAAATATCTTCTATAAGCCCTGTGAGAAAAAACAAGTTTAACATCCCTGCAGCACATATTAGAACATATGTtatgagaaaacaaacatcctgtAGTCAACCACTTCTTCTTTGttcaactatatatatatcctcatGTGGGGATTTGAGGGGTAGTGTTTAAGTTAAATAGAAATGATTTCCTTTATATTCAGAGTAATCAAAACACTGGGGACAAATGTTTATCTGTCATGTGTCACACGTTCAAATAGTTTTCAGAATTTTGAAAAACAAGGTTCAGTGAACATGATGTTCTGCAAATAAATAAGGTAAGAGCCGAGTTGTTTAAGTTTGTGCAGATTCCTGCCGGACAGGTTGAAATGCTGGACTGAGTGTGTCCatgagtgtgtgtccatgagTGTGTGCCgcctgtgctgctgcagcttgcataacctccagcagcagcagcagcacaaagctgTTTCCAGGAGAGTGACGGATCTGTAAAGAGCATCACTGACACAGAGGATCAGCAGTCAAAAGCTTTCTGGTCTCCAACTGAAAAGCCGCTGCTCTTTCTGTAGGAGAAGAGCAATCTGATGACCTCTAAAAACAGCTGCTGTTTTAGGGAATATCCGCGCATGCGCACAGCATCATGTAGGTCCACTACTGTCAAGATACCAACATTTACAGTGTCATATTTCCGGACATGTATTTCAGAATAGAGGTGCACATGTGCTGCAATGTCATGTGGGTGTTGCATAGGGGAAAATGCGTTCacttatcattatcatcatgttGTGTACAGCTTATGGTTGGAGTTTTCTAAATAGACTTAAGTTACTCTCTATGTGCCTctgcaaagtgttttaaatttatttaaatacataattcatTTACCAACCAAAATGCAGATGTTCGCATTCTTTATGGCAGAATAAAATATTAGAATAAAGAGTGAGGTGCGCTTCAGCTAGCATTGTTTCCCTCTGACACAATCATTACAAAATCGTAGTAACTTCAAAAGCGGAAAGCAAaagccaacaaaaacaaactgggCAAAGTTTTGACGCTGCCACTAATTATTACTCctgcaattaaaaatataaaaaaggatcCTTATCGTTAGATTGCCCTGAACAACCTTCTCAAGAACACTCGATTTCGTTGGgtgcatgcttttatttttgaaggGTAGAACGTCCCCACTTCCGGTTTGAAATGTTGCCTGCCTCTGGTCGAGTGTGGCTCGTTTTACTCACCATCTCTATGATCCTGGTTTTCTTGCCCGCTCGCTTCTTCTTAGCGACGATGTACTGGGCCAGCACCACGCCGCCGAACAGGGCACAGACGCTGGCGCTTGCCGCGGCTCCGACCTTCACCACGGCCGTCCTGTCCATGAAGAGTCCGCTGTTACTCCGACCGGCCGCCGCGCGAGAGTCCCGTCCTGTCAAACACGCGCCTTCCTCCTGGTAAAACCTGCAGCCAAAGATCCTCTACGCGCCGACCGACCACTCACTCTGTTTAATATTTGGTAACCAACGTAATAGCTtgatgaaaacataaataaacagaaagacagaaagtaacacattatatgtatacatatattaccgtaaaataaacaaacaaaatgtaattttagcCATTAAGCTAACGTTATTTGAAGCAGACCTTAATTGTCACGTTACTTAGCAACACTAAGCTAGCAAACTTGTCAGGTAGGCTAACATTAATGTCCGCAATCTTTTTTAAACTTATTCTAAAATCAACTTGCTTTGTTATCGCTGGCGTAGGAGCTGTTCTTATGTTTAAAAACTTaagtttataaatataaaaaaggtgaGCTCTCGCCCCCCCTTTTCACagtaaaagttaaaaataaaacacttccgTTTGTACAGGAAATACCAAAACAAAAGTCATTAACaacatacaattaattaataaaaatacacaacttCATAGTAATATTGGGAGTCATTTACAAAACTCATCAACACTCATTATAAGCTACACCTTCTCAGAAGACACTTTTTATGTACTTTTTAGTACCACTTACTCTCTGGAGAAGACAAcacatgtatttgttatttgGAAATATACTTGTGTACTTCTACTTGCCTACATTTCGACACAAAATGTGTGTCTTTCCCACAGACACATGAACTCAACAGTATACCTACATGTACGAGAAGTAATGCAGATTGAAAAGTGTGCCAGTTCCGTGCTACAGAGTGACGCATCTTTCCACGAGACTATCTTTGTCAACTTGTCAGTTTGTCCTTTACCTCTGACATCACTGGCTGGTCCCTTAGAGGCGATGAAGATGAGACAatatacacactttaaatcTAGGTTAGGGTCATTATGGTAACTAAGAGATGATGGATGAATACAAGAGAGAAGGTTCATGAAATTACAATTattgatggagggagaggaagccACAGAACcacctcctcctttcctttctcgAATGTGTGTCTCCTTCACATATAGAGGGATTTAACAGCTGTGCAAATGTATAAACAAAAACTATAAATGTGATAGCAAGAACTGTTGCATCAAtctaaaatatcaaaagtaaattGAAGGGTTTGGCGTCAGTCCCTGGGGGTTTGCCCCGACAttcaacaaatatttgtttattattatttgcagaGACAAGAAGCTCATATCCCAACACATTTACCATACAACTCAATAACAAATGATGCATTACTCAATAACCTGTTTACCATCTGCACTAGATCTTCACGTACCCCCCACTTTAACTCCTTTCTTACGTCTGTGTTTTTAAGTTCTGTGGGTGAGGAGGTCCACATATTTTATTAACGAAAGGCACCCGGAGTTACTGAGCCCTAAACCCCGAGAGGCACCAGCAGGTCACAGAGAAGCTCGTGGTTATTTAGGATTATATGGATAAGTTTCATTTCATCATACATGTCCAGTGTTAAGCAAACAGCTAAAGTGCACGACCTGGTTGAAACCTagtattaaaaaaattagatccagatcatttaatttaacaaatCTGCAGATGCACATTTTTCAAGACGTTGTCActtaataaagaataaataaaagctaataGTGACATTTCCTGTAACTGTGGAAACCGTTTCACTGCACATCATTCAGATGAAACGTTATCTGACTCGTGTGTCAATATACTTATTCACGTCAGCGCTTGATTTGAATGCACAGCAGCTTTGCCTGCCTTGTGTAACGTGTAATACAATGAGCtctaaagcagcagcagtgagcaCACGATACATGTCTTCATGTTCATATAATCATCAGCTGCGTCTTTCAGTCCATACATTACAGCCGTCGAAACAGGCCTGCCTTCAAGTGGTCTGCATGTTTGAACAGTTTACAgatacatgacacacacacacacacacacacgagaagtcaaagaaaaaaagtaatatttattgtattaactGCAGTCGTGCGTTATGAAACGAGACATAtagaacatttcaaaaccaGAATATTCAAAAGAATAATGAAGCTAATTTAAGTTTTTCCAAACATGTCAGGAGGCATCAAgagggacgtgtgtgtgtgtgtgtgtgtgtgtgtcttgcagtATAGAGGCTGTGTTGGAATGTTTCACAAGTTGAGTCAATATGCAGGCATAAAAAGCATcgtctgaaaataaataacatcagCATCGCTGAGCAACACGTCACGTGATGAGAGCGAACTCCCACAGATGATTTATGaagagtcacatgacacagagctCCCACAGATGaagagtcacatgacacagagttCCCACAGATGaagagtcacatgacacagagttCCCACAGATGaagagtcacatgacacagagctCCCACAGATGaagagtcacatgacacagagttCCTCTACATTTTCACCAGCCCAAAGATTTTTGAGAACTCTTTTTAGGGAGATCATTTCCCCGGGTTGGAGGATTGTTATCATTTTAACTCCATCATGGAATGAGCCAATTAGGGTGTCAACATTATATTAACCGATCCCATTAAATTATGGTTCCAAATTGATaagcagttaaaaaaaagtgaaatgtttatATCCTTTAGTTTTATTGTGGAAGAACAAGCTTCATGTGTAACACTTGTCTGATCTGAAGCTCCCACCACGGTgcagacttcttcttcttcatcatcaccatcctcatcagaagtgtgtgtgtgtgtgtgtgtgtgtgtgtgtgtgtgtgtgtgtgtgtgtgtgtgtgtgtgtgtgtgtgtgtgtgtgtgtgtgtttgttgacagGAGCTACTCCACAGGCCGGATGCCCTTGGCCTCCTCCAGCTTCTTCAGGGTCTCGTCCCACTGGGTGAACTGCTTCGACAGCAGGAACATCTGCCAATCAGAGGTCAGGGTCAGTGGGTGGAGCTAAGACTCAGCAGCAGTTTATAAGTTTATCAGACAAATTAGTTTAAGAACAAAAGagcaaaatgtattatttaaccagtatttattataattattcatgGATATTATTCAGTTTCTTTTAGCCCACAAGAGATAAGAGAGTACAGGAAGAAGTTTGTAATGACGTGACATTTAGAAAACGTTAACAGCGTCTTTACCTTTAACAACAATACTTTGTTCAATgtggtattttttattttactgaaataaaaaatagaaatccagtgaaaataaaagtttaccATTTTGTTGTAATCCTCAAAAAGCTTCTTCACTTCCAGGGCCTGAGCCTCAGTCTGGTCCTGTGAAAGAGACGAACATGAGTCAGCAGATAAAACATAACGAGAGACACAATGAGGCCGATGGAGACAGAACGAGGGGGGGTACCTGCTCTTTGATGTGAATCTGTGACAGGCGCTGCAGCTTGGTGGCGTGCTCTGGTACATCTGTgagcaacagaaacacacaccactGTAAAACACTACATCTCCGAATATACAAAGTCATACAGTTACATTCATTTCTATCTAAAGCATGGCAACCtgatacaacatgttacaacctgatacaacatgttacaacctGATACAACATGTTACATTCATTTCTATCTAAAGCATgacaacatgttacaacatgatacaacatgttacaacatgATACAACACGATACAACACGTTACAACAcgttataacacgttataacACGATACAACACGTTACAACAcgttataacacgttataacACGATACAACACGTTACAACACGATACAACACGTTACAACAcgttataacacgttataacacgttataacACGATACAACACGTTACATTCATTTCTATCTAAAGCATGACAACAtgatacaacatgttacaacctgttacaacatgttacaacacGTTACATTCATTTCTATCTAAAGCATGACAACAtgatacaacatgttacaacacgttataacacgttataacacgttataacACGATACAACACGTTACAACACGATACAACACGTTACAACAcgttataacacgttataacacgttataacACGATACAACACGTTACAACACGATACAACACGTTACAACAcgttataacacgttataacacgttataacACGATACAACACGTTACATTCATTTCTATCTAAAGCATGACAACAtgatacaacatgttacaacctgttacaacatgttacaacacGTTACAACATGATACAACACGTTACATTCATTTCTATCTAAAGCATGACAACAtgatacaacatgttacaacatgttacaacctGTTACAACACGCTGAAACACGTTGCAACACGCTGCAAcacaacatgttacaacatgttacaacctGTTACAACCTGTTACAACCTGTTACAACctgttacaacatgttacaacatgttacaacatgATACAACAtgatacaacatgttacaacatgttacaacctgttacaacatgttacaacctgttacaacatgttacaacctgttacaacatgttacaacatgttacaacatgatacaacatgttacaacatgttacaacatgttacaacatgATACAACctgttacaacatgttacaacatgttacaacatgttgtaacatgttacaacatgttacaacatgttacaacatgttacaacatgttacaacatgATACAACAtgatacaacatgttacaacatgttacaacctGTTACAACAGGGCCTATAGCATGCTGCTGGAGAAAGTCAGATCTAGTATTTTATATCCAATCAATACAGACTAAAAACAAgttattcattaaagaaaattACAATCCAATGAGAAAGTGAGCCACCATGTAAACTACAGCAGTCACAAGGGATGACATGCTGCTGATGCAAATCAACAGGATTCACTATGTGACAGGAAATACTGAAGGTGGTGgtaacagatttgttttttttaagacaaCCTGTCCAAAACAATTCAGCCAAATCCATCTTTACGTTTGGCTACCAAACAGGCAAACATCAGTTCACAGCACGAGCTTCTCCCTACTGTGCTGAGTAAAAGCACAGAGCAGATATTGTGTCGTCCTCGCTGTGTTTACGGTTCTGCCGGGTGAAACTCACCTCTGATGTAGTTGCTGTCCAGCAGCGGCTTCATGCTGCTGACCTGCTCCAGCAAAGCAGCCTGGGAAAGCAGGAAGTCCTCCTctgtgcagacaaacacacaacggCATCACAGTGAGCACTAAATCAGATACGAGTCTTCTACAATTCAATAATCTTATTTATGTGACAACTTACATTTAACTTTACATGTATAGCCTTAAACATTACACATGCTATGTGTCTTCAtatacaataaatgaataatacaagCCTATAATAAATACTTGATTTATCCATCCCAGGGTCCTCCTGGTTCTTACCAGCAAGAATGAACTCCAGCTTCATGGCATCAGGTACAGTGATGTGGTCGGTGAACTGGGGGTCCAGGTACTTCAGCAGGTCCTCAACTGCACCACAACACCAATAAATATGATCAGAGACTCAAACAGTCTAAAATCTGACCAGATACATTCCTGCAAGCAGTGTTGTGGCATTTTGGATTTAAGACCAGCACTTAGCAACACTTTTGGCAACTTATGTCAGTATACAGCATGTGACTCACTCTTCTTGTGCAGGATCTTAACTCGTTCCCTCTTGTTGGCCGTATTGGTCAGACCTGCCTGAATCCTGGCCAAAGACTCAGCACACTGCAGGACGAAGGACATCGATTAGATTTAATGTAAATGATTAACAAGGCTATGAAAAAGtcattgtaatttatttatttttatttgaggaCTTCTGTGCAATATATGGTACTACAGTTAAtacagttaaaacaataataatctaAAGTTCAAGAGTAGCACggagatacagtatatacagtatgtagcagCACAATCAAATAATCGTTTTAACGTGTGCACTTTCTTCTCTGATTTGCCCCGTGGCATGCCTTTGGGGACTGGATGTGTATCACATTTAGAAAGGAACATGAGATGCTTATGCACACGTACAGTATAATATGTGTAGGTCTCTTTTTGAGTACATCTGGAAAAAGCACATTAATAGTTAACAGTAGGCTTATAACAGTACTTTATTGTCATAACAACACTAACAACTGACACTTTCTCCACCCCTGCAAATATCTGTCAGGACACAAATCCATTTCAATGCCCCCTTTGTTAGTTCAAAGTGTTCATCATCATATGATGCTCTGATGAAACACTCCATTCATTGGCTCAAAAGGACCATTTCAAGCCAAACTACTACAAAATATGTACACtcagattaaaaatgtatacaaacaatacaatatatacctctgagatgtagtggggAAGAAGTATAGAGTtacatacaatggaaatactacttgaatgtgtacttaagtacagcactttaagtaaatgtacttggttacattccaccactgtcgTTAAAACATTTGAGacttttgtattgttgattGTATTCCAGTCTTGAACTAACCAAGCTAACCAACTTGCTATCTATTCAATAAGCCACGTTAAAGCTAAATAGCTAACATAACAGCTGTTTAGCtggtatataaatatactattgttattgtattatacTGGAGTAAACAGCTGTCATAACTTCAAATAAAACGTATTGTACAGCAAATGTTCCTAGCATAAAAAGGGCGTCCACTCAATCCCACTGacagagctaatgttagctttgctaagctaacagctggCTAGCTTCTTTACTCATCagaataaacatatttctggACGAACCTTGACGGGTTTCCCACTTTTGCTTCTTCTCTCGCCATATATATTACTCTCCAGCGCCTGAAGACGCATTTCCAGGTTATCCGtctccaactgtttatccatcttGAAGCTAGTGGACACAACACAAAACCAAACAGCCCTGAAGACGTCAAAGCGGCGTCGCATATCGATGACGCGTCGCAGGAGCTACACATCATATGCATTTAtcttttgtaaaaagaaaaggtacaggattatttttattttttaatgtaggaTATTTGGTAGATAAATAAAACGCTGCCTTTAACTGACATGTGTGAATCACAGTGAAAGAAACATGTTGTTACAGGGGAGAGAGATGTCCGCGAGGGGTCGCTGTTTTGCGGTGAGAGGGGTTTTCAGCTGTTTTCCGGTGACAGCAGGGGAATGACAACATCGACAGTCACGGCCCTTCTTCCATTCAAGCCGACTGCAACACATCCACACAAAGTAAGGTTTCCTAACATCTCAGCATCTCTGCCTCGCACACAGGAACAGTCTGTGTGTGGACAATGATAACGATACCCCGGAAGCGAGCACATCTGTTTGTTGTAAACAAGTCCGTGCTATGTTTTCACGCGCTAAGTTAGCTTACCTAGCCCTCAAGCTAACGTCAGTTTCTGCATTACATCTGCGTAGTTTGACAAGCTTGGAGTTAGTTTGGAAGTGTAGCAGGTGAGTGGCTGTCTTCTTATGGACTATAACTTAGTAATAACTCCCCTAGTGAATTAATAAGGACGTATGTGGCTGATCTAAAGCTGGATTAATGGAGTCAATGTGGTACTAGTTTATGTTTCTGCACTTCTTCATTGTGGTTTTGTGGTTGTGTTGCTGAAAGTTTCATCGATGCTTgcctgtctgctctgctgtgttgctGACACCAGGAAGCTGCCCGCCACTGGACTTCGGGGACTGTGTTCGGGGGATTAGTTCTTTATGTGCCActgggagcagcagcagcatggcaGATGACAAGGACGTGTTGAGAGACGTCTGGTTCGGCCGGATCCCCACCTGCTTCATTCTGAATCAGGATGAAGTTactgagagagaagcagagccCTACTATGTAAGTGCTGTTGCTCTCTGACTTCACATGGCCACTGACCCCAGCCCCAACTTCCTACAAACCCCACCTGAGCCCACAGCTCTGTGTTTGACATCAGTATGAAAGAATGAATACATACCAGACATACCGGATGAGTTGGAAAAGAAGAATACTCTATTGTCATAGCAGCATGACTGAGCATACTTAAAGCAAAGCCACTCACTCACAAAGCAcataatacattaaacaaactataaaaccgATATCTAAGATAATATCTATACCCATGAAAgtgtaaaacaaatgcatataataaaatacaacacagatAAAACTCTAGAACCTGTAGGGCAGCAACATCCAATCACTAGATAAATGCTTCTTTAAGTGCATTAAAACTTTACTTATTGCACGATTATTTAACCTGCTGAGTGGCCTGTAGTGCCATGTGTGTGGTGTCATGGAGGCAGGCAGCATCAGGACACATGCGGTTCTGGTCTTAATGCTTCTTTTGTGAGAAGGAAGGAATTTTAAAAGGTTGTGAGGAGTCCTTTAAATCGTAAAGGCTCTTCTTTTGTAGTCTAGCCTTATAGATTTCCCTGCTGCTCTATACAGCTGCACCAAACCATCTCTGGATATGCTACATTTCTTTCCATCGTCTTAATAAAAGTCTCTGGTGTTCATGGTGGAGGAGAT contains:
- the dctn3 gene encoding dynactin subunit 3, producing MRRRFDVFRAVWFCVVSTSFKMDKQLETDNLEMRLQALESNIYGERRSKSGKPVKCAESLARIQAGLTNTANKRERVKILHKKIEDLLKYLDPQFTDHITVPDAMKLEFILAEEDFLLSQAALLEQVSSMKPLLDSNYIRDVPEHATKLQRLSQIHIKEQDQTEAQALEVKKLFEDYNKMMFLLSKQFTQWDETLKKLEEAKGIRPVE